The DNA region GGACGCACACGGGGGCGTTCAGGGACCGACTCTGCGGCGTAGCGAAGGCAGGTATCCGATGGGCGATGGACGTACGACGGTCGTCATGAGCTTCCACCGCGTGGGGGAGGAGGCCGATTTCGCCGCCTTCGCCGAGCGAGTCGCCGCGGACGCGGCTGAGGATGCCGGTTTCTTCGGATGGCAGGCGTCGGTGCTGGCCTCACCGCTGCTGGACTGGGCGATCGCGGTGCGCTTCCGCGAGGAGTCGTCGGTGCATGACTGGCTGGATCGCGCCCGCGACCTGATCACCGGCTCCGGCTATCAGCGCGCCAGTATCGAGTTCATCATCGACGGCGCTCCCCGTACGCCGGGGGTCGTGGTGGTGAACGAGGCCGTGGAGTCCGGCCGCGAAGCGGCCTTCGTGGAGACCGCCGAGCACCTGGCCCAACTGGAGCGAGCCCAGCCTGGTTGGGAGGGCTCTAGTGTCTTTCCGCCCGGCGGCATCCTGACATCTTGGTCATCGGTCATCCGGTTCCGGACGGAGAGCCAACTCGAAGCATGGCTGGCGTCCCCGGCATTGACCGAAGCCCTGCCACGCTTCCAGGCACACCTGAGTGAGGAGGCCAAGGTCACCACCGCCACGACGTTTGGCTCCACGCTTCGCGTCACCGACGGAAAGGCCGTCGTCACGCCCGACTGGAAGACCGCGCTCGCGATCCTGCTGGTGCTCTATCCCACGGTGATGCTGCTGGCGAAGTTCGTCGGTCCGACACTCAGCGCCATCGCCCCTCAGCCCTGGCTGGGGACCTTCCTCAACCTGGCGATCAGCATCGTGCTGCTGACCTGGGTGCTGATGCCACTGTCCGCACGTCTGCTCAGGCGCTGGCTCGATCCCGTCGAGGGCGCCGGGGTCAAGGTGAGCCTGCTCGGCGCCGCAGGAGTCTGTGCCGGTTACCTGCTCCTCTTCCTGATCTTCGGCACCGTCGGCTTCCTGCAGCTCTGACCGCGGCCCCGTTCGTCAGTTCCATCCGTGGATGGAGACCCGGACGAAGTGCGGCACATCGGCAACGGAATTCGCGCCGATGGATGGAAATTGCCGGACCGAATCTGCGTGCGGCTTGTCGGATCGGGCCCAGTCCGTTCGTAGCACGGTTGAGAGGGCGCCCGAACCGGGCCCGCAACGTGAGGAGACAGAGATGACCCAGTACATGATGTCGGTCTACGGACCGGCCGACTACGCCGAGTACGGCACCTATCCCTCGGAGGAGGCGATGAAGCAAGCCATGGCCGACACCGGCAAGTTCAACGAGCGGCTGCAGGAGCAGGGCTACTGGGTGTTCGCGAACGGTCTGGCGCAGGCGACGACCGCGACGGTCGTCGACGGGCAGGGCGCTGAGCCGGTGATCACTGACGGCCCCTATCTGGAGTCCAAGGAATACCTCGGCGGCTTCTGGATCATCGAAGCCCCTGACCTCGATGTCGCGCTGCGGCTTGCCGCAGAGGGCTCGAAGGCGTGCCGGGGCAAGGTCGAGGTGCGTCCCTTCCAGGGCTGATGACACTCATCGCCGACGCGATCACCCGGGTCTACCGTGAGGAGTGGGCCCGGGTGGTCGCCGGGCTGGCCAGGCGTCTTGGCGACTTGGATCTCGCCGAAGAGATGGCGGCTGAGGCGTTCGCGGTTGCCGTCGAGCGCTGGCCCGCCGACGGCGTACCGCCCAATCCCGGCGCCTGGATCACCACCACCGCCAACCGGCGCGCCATCGACCGGCTGCGCCGTGAGTCCCGCCGTGACGACAAGCAGCAGGAGGCTCAGATGCTGCTCGACGACAGTCCTCCCGAGCCGGTCGGCGTGATCGAGGACGATCGCCTCCGGCTGATCTTCATCTGCTGCCACCCCGCCCTGGGGGTGGACGCTCGGATCGCTTTGACTCTACGGCTGGTGGGCGGGCTGACCGTGGCCGAGATCGCCCGGGCCTTCCTGGTGCAGGAGGCGACCATGGGGCAGCGGATCACTCGTGCGAAGAGCAAGATCAAAGCTGCCGGGATCCCTTATCGGGTTCCGTCTTCCGAGGATCTCCCAGCCCGCACCTCCGGTGTCCTTGCTGTGCTTTTCCTGGTCTTCAACGAGGGCTACCTTGCCTCGGCACCCGACCAGGAGGCGGTGCGCAGCGACCTCACCAGTGAGGCGATCCGGCTCACTCGACTGCTGCGGGTCTTGCTGCCGGACGATGGTGAGGTGACTGGTCTGCTGGCGCTGATGCTGCTCACCGAGGCCCGTCGGCCGGCGCGTGTCTCGGCGTCGGGTGAGCTGGTCACGCTCGACGAGCAGGACCGCGGTGCTTGGGATGCCGGGCTGATTGCCGAAGGACAGGCGCTGGTCCGAGAGCGGCTGGTTGCTGTCTCCTCCGGTCGCGCTCGCCCGGGGCGCTATCAGATCCTGGCCGCCATCAATGCCGTACACACCTCCGCCCGCGACATCCGCGACACCGACTGGTCTCAGATCGTCGCCCTCTATGACCAGCTGGCGGCGATCGACCCGTCGCCCATCGTGGTGCTCAATCGGTCCGTCGCGCTCGCTGAGCTCGACGGACCGGAGGTGGCGCTGGCGGTGGTCGAGGGACTGGAGCTGGACCAGTATCACGCCTACCACGCCACCCGCGCGGACCTGCTCCGCCGACTCGGTCGCTCAGCTGCTGCCCATGCCGCTTACGAACGGGCCATCGAGCTGGCCGGCAACACCGCCGAGATCGCGTACCTCACGCGGAGACGAGACCAGTTGGGTCGCCCTCGCTGACTTCTTCGTGATGGGAATTTGACTTTCAACGCGGCTGCTCACGGCGTGTCGGGCCTTCCGACGGGCGCGAGGTGCAAAATCCAGTCACTTGCTCCCGGATACCCTGCATCGGGTGACCCCCGCCAGCCGATTGTTCATCGGGCGGACAGCCGAGCTGGCGGCCCTGACCGACTGGTGGGAACAGGCCCGCAGCGGTGGCGGCGCGCAGCTGGGCATCGTCACGGCCGAGGCGGGCGGCGGCAAGACCGCCCTCCTCGAGGAATGGGTGACTCGGCTCCAAACGCGTCACCAAGGGCCGGCGCCGGTGATCGGGTGGGGTCAGTGCGTCGAACTGTTTGACGCGGATGAGCCCTACCTGCCGATCCTCGAAGCACTGAGCTCGATGTGCCACGGTCCGCACAGGGACGAGGTCATAGCGGTGCTGCGTCGTTGCGCCTCGAGTTGGCTGGTGCAGCTGCCGGGAGTGCTTGACGAGGCATCTCGCGCCGAGCTATGGCAGGCACTACCGCGCTCCTTCTCACGCCCAGGCATGTTTGCCGAGCTCGACATCGCGCTGACCGAGCTGAGTTCCGCGTACCCGCTGCTGCTGGTGCTGGAGGATCTGCACCTTGCCGACCGACCGACCGTCGAGCTGGTCAGCTATCTGGCTCGACGCCGGAGCCGAGTAAACGTCCTGCTCCTCGGTAGCTGCCGGCCGGCGGAGGTGTTGACGAAGGCTCACCGGCTCCGCTCGGTGATCCAGGATCTGGGGACCCGAGGTCTGTGCCAGCGTCTCAGGCTGGAGCCCTGGTCGGCGGTGGACGTCGCCACCTTCCTTGCCGACTGGCACTCCCCGCGGACCGTGACCCCCGAACTGGCCATCGAGATCGCCGAGCGGACCGAGGGGAATCCCTTGTTCGTCGTGGCTCTCTGTCGTCATCTGGAGGGCCGCCATCTTGACGACGAAGGTCGGCTGGTGCTGGACGACCAGGTGGTGCGAGCAGCTGGCCGGCTCGGCGCGCTCGGCGTCCCTGACGAGGTGCGGCTGATGCTGCAGCGGCAGATCGACGATCTCGATCAGGCTGATCGCGCGATCCTTGCCGTCGCGGCAGCGGTGGGGGAGGAGTTCGCGATCGAGTCGGTGGGTGCTGGCCTGACCGGACAGCTGACGGTGGTGGAGGTGGAGGAGCGGTGCGCGGCACTCGCCCGCCAGGGCTCCCTGCTGCGCTCCTCGGAGCCCGTTGAGTGGCCGGACGGCACAGTGACCGGTCGGTGCCGCTTCACCCACCAGATGTATCGGGAAGCGCTGTACGACCTGCTCGGCCCGGCCCGCCGGGTCCAGGTGCATCGAGCCATCGGAGCCCGTCTGACTGCTGGCTATGGCGGCGGCAGCGAGGAGATCGCGTCCGAGTTGGCCGGCCATCATGAGCGTGGCCGGGACTACCCGCAAGCGGTGGCCGAGCTGACCACCGCGGCTCGGGTCGCCATGAGCCGCGCCGCGTACCCCGAGGCGCATGACCTTGTCCGGCGTGCACTGTCGCTGCTGGAGCAGGTTCCTGGTGGACCCGGACGGGAGCGGCTCGAATTGCAGCTGCGCCGCGCGTCGGTGGTGGCAGTGGCGTCGGTGTGGGGATGGCGGGAGCCGGACGCAATCGTCGACTGCCTCCGGCTGTCGGAGCTGGCGGTCGCCCACGAAGACGTGTCGGCGCAGGTCACGGCCTTGCTGGGTCTGCACAACATCGCCATGGTGCGTGGCGACGGCAAGGCACGGGAGGACGCCGCAGCCGAGGTGCTGAGTCTGGCTCAGCGGACCCGTGATCCCACCGCGGGACTCATCGCCCATCTTCTGCAGTGCTATATCGGCAGTCGAGTCGGTGACTGCGCGGCCATGTGGGAACACGCCCGGCGCATCCTCGAGCTTGCGCCTGGCCGGACGGACCCGGAGCTCGCGCTGGTCCTCGGTGAGCAGCCGGCTGTCGCCGCCCACCAGCTCGGCGCGATCGCGCTTTGGCAACTCGGCCATCCCGACCAGGCCCGTCGCCATGTCGCGGCGGCCCTGACGGACGCTCGTACGCTTGCGATCCCCGTCGACGTCGCGCGGGCACTGTGGTACGCGGCGGTCATCCACACCCTCTGCGGAGACGCCCCGCGGGTGGCGGAGCTGGCGATCGAGTTGGAAGACCTCAGCGTCGAGCATGACCTCCAGCTGTGGCGGGCGGGCGGTTCCGTGCTCGGTGGCTGGGCCGCCGCGACGCTGGGCGACGTCGAGGCGGGGCTTGCGCGGCTGCGTACGGGAGTTGCCGGCTGGGCGCGGTTCGCCCGGTTGGGCAGCACCTTCCATGCCTGCGTGGCGGCGGACGCCTTCCTCAGCATCGGCCACGTCGAGGAGGCACGGTCGGCCGTCGCTGCGGGACTGGCCGCAGTGGCAAGCGACGGAGAGCGGCAGAGCGAGCCCGAGTTGCTGCGGCTGCACGGCGAACTGCTTCTGGTGTCGGGTGAACCGGACAGCGCGGAACGCGAGCTGAACCGAGCCCTCGTTCTCACCAGGCAGCGGTCGGCGCGCGGGTGGCAGTTGCGTGCGGCTACCAGCCTGGCGCGGTTGTGGCGACAGCAGGGCCGGACCGCGGAGGCGGCAGAGCTGTTGGCCGGTGTCCTCGAGTGGTTCGACGAAGGCCATGACACCCGCGATCTGCGTACCGCTGGGGTTATCGTCGCGTTGTGACCCGTTTCGAGCTGGCGATCCCTGGCGACGTCCGATTCGGTGGTGGGCGGCTGTCCGAGGTGCCCGATGCCCTCGCCGGCTGGGGCGCCCGCCGAGTGCTGCTGGTCACCGGCCGCTCGCCTGATCGTGCCGCTGCCCTGGTCGAGGGGCTCCAGACGCGCGGACTGGTTGTCACTCGATATGCAGTGTCCGGCGAGCCCAGCATCCAGGTCGTCCGAGACGGGGTCGCTGCAGCTGCGGGGTGCGACGCGGTCGTGGGGTTCGGCGGCGGTAGTGCGATCGACGTGGCCAAGGCGGTGGCCGTGCTGGCTGTCCGCGGGGCGGATCCGCTGGAGCACTTGGAGGTCATCGGTGCGGGCCGGCCGATCACTGCGGCCGGCCTGCCATGTGTGGCGATCCCGACCACGGCCGGCACCGGGTCGGAGGTCACCCGCAACTCCGTGCTGTCCGGCGACGGGGTGAAGGCCAGCCTGCGCAGCCCGCTGATGCTGCCGCGACTCGCGGTGGTCGATCCGGATCTGTTGCTCGGTGTGCCGGTGGCGACCATCGCCGCCAGCGGTATGGACGCGCTCGCTCAGCTGATCGAGCCTTTCCTGTCCCGCAAAGCCAATCCGGTCACCGATGCGCTCGCCCGGGACGGCATCGTCCGCTCCGCCCGCTCCCTACGTCGGGCTCGTAGAGACGGCATGGTCGATCCATCGGTGCGTGAGGATCTGGCGATCGCCAGCCTGTTCGGCGGGCTGTGCCTGGCGAACGCGGGCCTGGGCGCGGTGCATGGATTCGCGGCCGCCCTTGGTGCTCGGCTGGGCGCACCGCACGGCGCGGTATGCGCGGCGGTGCTGGCGCCGGCGATCAAGGTCAATCTGCGCGCGGCCCGCCGAGTGCGCGACCGATCGGCTGTCACTTGGTTCGCCGACCTGGCCGTCTTGCTGACCGGCAATCCCACCGCACGGCCGGAGGCGGCGGCCGGCTGGCTGACCGAGCTGACCACGGCCCTGCAGATCCCGGGACTGCGGACGTACGGATTGACCGACGCCGACACTGCCGAGGTGGTGGCCGCAGCCCAGCGGGCCAGCAGCATGAAGGGCAACCCGATCGAGTTGACCGACGACGAGGTCGCGGAGATCCTGGCTCGGGCCACCTGAGGCTCATCCGTCCGGACTCACTCGGCGATCTCCGCCACGCGGAGCAGGTCACTCAACGGAACAACGGTCACCTTGTCATTGAGCCGGTAACCCGTTGTCCCTGGGCAGATGATGCTGACCCGATCAAGCTGCAGTCGATGACTGTGAACCCATCACGCACTCACCAGCTCTGGGACGACCAGAGTTGGAAAGTGGCGTACGCGCGCTCGGGACGCCAGGACTCCATCGCTGCCGGGACATCACGATCCTTGGCCAGGCCGAGCGCTCGGCGGAGCACCAGGTCGCCGATCGGTATCGCATCCGGATCGCCGAACAGGCGCATTCGCAGGTAGTTGACCGTCCATGGGCCGATGCCCGGCACCGCGAGCAGCTGGGCGGCACGGTCGTCCCATTCCGCCTCCGGCAGCGGAACCGGCCAGTCGCCGGTCGCGGCGAACAGTTCCGCAACGGCCCGTACGGTGCGTGCCCGGGCGCCGGTGATCCCGACGGCACTCTGCAACTGCGCGACCGGTGCATCGGACAGCCGCTCCGGCCCCGGGAAGGCGTTCAGTTCCTGAGGAGCGGCAGGACCGTACGCGGCCACGAACCGACCGGCAAAGGTGCGGGCTGCGGCGAGCGAGACCTGTTGTCCGAGCACCGTGGTCACCACTGCCTCGAAGGAGGCTGGGTAGCGGATCCGGCGCAGACCGGGCCGCATGTGGACGAGCGGACCCAGTATCGGGTCGGCGGCGAATCTGGTGATGGCGTCCATGGGATCGAGATCGAGGTCCAGCCAGTGCCTGACCTGGGCGGTCACCGCCACTGTGTCGTCATCTGTGACCGGGACCAGACCCCCGTCGAGCCAGACCGACAGGTGGCCGGGATAGGCCCGGATGGTCACCACCAGTGGTCCGAAGGTGCCGTTCAGCACCCGAGTGTAGGTATGGGACTCCGGATCCAGCCGTTCACCGCCAGGCACCGCATGCGCCCCGATCATTCGCAGCGTCAACGGCCAGTCGAACGGCTCCACGACGGGCAGCCGGAGCATCACCATGTGGATGTTCTACCCGGGGAAGTGACGGAAACCGGCCTCTCGCAGCCCTGTGAGCCCGGGACACGCCGGGGCGGCTCGATTGAGAGACAAATTCCCATCACGTATTAATCCCGCCAGGTGCGTTAGCTGGAACCGGAGATGGTGCGGGCGACGCGGCGTGCTTCGATTCCGATCTCGCGGAGCAGCCCGGTCAGCTCGACGGTGATCCCGACGAAGTGCAACCCCGGCGCATGGGGGAGTGCCCGCCCGCCGCGTGCCCGTGGCAGACCGTGTTCGTCCAAGACATCGAGGTGGCCGACCAGCGGTTCCAGTGCCGGCCGATATCCAGTGGCAGCGATGATCGTGTCGACCGCCACCGTGCTGCCGTCGGCCAGTCGGGCGCCGATATCGGTGAATCCCGCCATGGCGGGGACGATCCGGACGCCGCCGGAGCGGACGACATCGACGAATCCGGTGTCGAGGATCGGCACGGTCCGCGAGCGGACGAACTGGCTGTAGCTTGTGCCGCGCGGGGCGGGAAGCCCGTGGCCCGCTAGGTCCGGCACGGTGAGCCTGCGCGTCAGTCCCAGCAACGGGTTCAGCACCACCGTCGGCAGCTTGGCGGTGCTGATGCCGATCAGTTGACTGGGCACGCCGAACGACGCGCGCCGGACGATGGTGGGCGGCGTTCGCACCGACATGATCACCTCGTCAGCCACGCCGGCAAGATCGACGACCAGATCGGCGGCGGAATTGCCCGAACCGACCACCAGGACGCGCTGCCCGCGGTAGGGCGACGGCTCGCGATAGTCCGAGGTATGCATGACGGCTCCGGAGAACAGGTCGCGCTCCGGCCAGTCGGGAACCCACGGGGTGCGGCTGTAGCCGCTCGCGAACACGACCGCCGAAGCGTCGATCTCACCGGCGGAGGTCGTCACCCGCCAGCCCCGCGAGTCACGCCCGACCCCCGTCGCCGTGACGCCGAACTCGGGGAACAGTTCGAACTCGGCTGCATAGGCCCGCAGGTAGGCGACCAGGTCGTCCCGTCGCACCCAGTCGCCGTACTGCTTCGGGATGGCCATGCCCGGCAAACCGGACAAGGACCGGACGGTGTGCAGGGTGAGGCTGTCGTAGCGAGTTCGCCAGGACTCGCCGATCTCCTGCCCGGCGTCGAGCAGCCGGAAGGGCAGTTCGTGCTTCCGAAGCTGAGCAGCCGTCGCCAGTCCCGCCGCACCGGCACCGATGATCACCGTCTGGGGCATGCTCGGACTGTAGCCGTGGCCGGCAATCGAGTCCCGAGAAGGCCGCTCAGCGGGGCCAGCGTTGCTGGGCTGCCGGCAGCGCGGGGAAGGGTCGATGGGGAAGCGTCTGATACCAGTAGGCGGTCGTGGA from Microlunatus phosphovorus NM-1 includes:
- a CDS encoding RNA polymerase sigma factor; this translates as MTLIADAITRVYREEWARVVAGLARRLGDLDLAEEMAAEAFAVAVERWPADGVPPNPGAWITTTANRRAIDRLRRESRRDDKQQEAQMLLDDSPPEPVGVIEDDRLRLIFICCHPALGVDARIALTLRLVGGLTVAEIARAFLVQEATMGQRITRAKSKIKAAGIPYRVPSSEDLPARTSGVLAVLFLVFNEGYLASAPDQEAVRSDLTSEAIRLTRLLRVLLPDDGEVTGLLALMLLTEARRPARVSASGELVTLDEQDRGAWDAGLIAEGQALVRERLVAVSSGRARPGRYQILAAINAVHTSARDIRDTDWSQIVALYDQLAAIDPSPIVVLNRSVALAELDGPEVALAVVEGLELDQYHAYHATRADLLRRLGRSAAAHAAYERAIELAGNTAEIAYLTRRRDQLGRPR
- a CDS encoding antibiotic biosynthesis monooxygenase; this encodes MSFHRVGEEADFAAFAERVAADAAEDAGFFGWQASVLASPLLDWAIAVRFREESSVHDWLDRARDLITGSGYQRASIEFIIDGAPRTPGVVVVNEAVESGREAAFVETAEHLAQLERAQPGWEGSSVFPPGGILTSWSSVIRFRTESQLEAWLASPALTEALPRFQAHLSEEAKVTTATTFGSTLRVTDGKAVVTPDWKTALAILLVLYPTVMLLAKFVGPTLSAIAPQPWLGTFLNLAISIVLLTWVLMPLSARLLRRWLDPVEGAGVKVSLLGAAGVCAGYLLLFLIFGTVGFLQL
- a CDS encoding iron-containing alcohol dehydrogenase; the protein is MTRFELAIPGDVRFGGGRLSEVPDALAGWGARRVLLVTGRSPDRAAALVEGLQTRGLVVTRYAVSGEPSIQVVRDGVAAAAGCDAVVGFGGGSAIDVAKAVAVLAVRGADPLEHLEVIGAGRPITAAGLPCVAIPTTAGTGSEVTRNSVLSGDGVKASLRSPLMLPRLAVVDPDLLLGVPVATIAASGMDALAQLIEPFLSRKANPVTDALARDGIVRSARSLRRARRDGMVDPSVREDLAIASLFGGLCLANAGLGAVHGFAAALGARLGAPHGAVCAAVLAPAIKVNLRAARRVRDRSAVTWFADLAVLLTGNPTARPEAAAGWLTELTTALQIPGLRTYGLTDADTAEVVAAAQRASSMKGNPIELTDDEVAEILARAT
- a CDS encoding flavin-containing monooxygenase; the encoded protein is MPQTVIIGAGAAGLATAAQLRKHELPFRLLDAGQEIGESWRTRYDSLTLHTVRSLSGLPGMAIPKQYGDWVRRDDLVAYLRAYAAEFELFPEFGVTATGVGRDSRGWRVTTSAGEIDASAVVFASGYSRTPWVPDWPERDLFSGAVMHTSDYREPSPYRGQRVLVVGSGNSAADLVVDLAGVADEVIMSVRTPPTIVRRASFGVPSQLIGISTAKLPTVVLNPLLGLTRRLTVPDLAGHGLPAPRGTSYSQFVRSRTVPILDTGFVDVVRSGGVRIVPAMAGFTDIGARLADGSTVAVDTIIAATGYRPALEPLVGHLDVLDEHGLPRARGGRALPHAPGLHFVGITVELTGLLREIGIEARRVARTISGSS
- a CDS encoding DNA-3-methyladenine glycosylase family protein — translated: MVMLRLPVVEPFDWPLTLRMIGAHAVPGGERLDPESHTYTRVLNGTFGPLVVTIRAYPGHLSVWLDGGLVPVTDDDTVAVTAQVRHWLDLDLDPMDAITRFAADPILGPLVHMRPGLRRIRYPASFEAVVTTVLGQQVSLAAARTFAGRFVAAYGPAAPQELNAFPGPERLSDAPVAQLQSAVGITGARARTVRAVAELFAATGDWPVPLPEAEWDDRAAQLLAVPGIGPWTVNYLRMRLFGDPDAIPIGDLVLRRALGLAKDRDVPAAMESWRPERAYATFQLWSSQSW
- a CDS encoding YciI family protein, translated to MTQYMMSVYGPADYAEYGTYPSEEAMKQAMADTGKFNERLQEQGYWVFANGLAQATTATVVDGQGAEPVITDGPYLESKEYLGGFWIIEAPDLDVALRLAAEGSKACRGKVEVRPFQG
- a CDS encoding ATP-binding protein; translation: MTPASRLFIGRTAELAALTDWWEQARSGGGAQLGIVTAEAGGGKTALLEEWVTRLQTRHQGPAPVIGWGQCVELFDADEPYLPILEALSSMCHGPHRDEVIAVLRRCASSWLVQLPGVLDEASRAELWQALPRSFSRPGMFAELDIALTELSSAYPLLLVLEDLHLADRPTVELVSYLARRRSRVNVLLLGSCRPAEVLTKAHRLRSVIQDLGTRGLCQRLRLEPWSAVDVATFLADWHSPRTVTPELAIEIAERTEGNPLFVVALCRHLEGRHLDDEGRLVLDDQVVRAAGRLGALGVPDEVRLMLQRQIDDLDQADRAILAVAAAVGEEFAIESVGAGLTGQLTVVEVEERCAALARQGSLLRSSEPVEWPDGTVTGRCRFTHQMYREALYDLLGPARRVQVHRAIGARLTAGYGGGSEEIASELAGHHERGRDYPQAVAELTTAARVAMSRAAYPEAHDLVRRALSLLEQVPGGPGRERLELQLRRASVVAVASVWGWREPDAIVDCLRLSELAVAHEDVSAQVTALLGLHNIAMVRGDGKAREDAAAEVLSLAQRTRDPTAGLIAHLLQCYIGSRVGDCAAMWEHARRILELAPGRTDPELALVLGEQPAVAAHQLGAIALWQLGHPDQARRHVAAALTDARTLAIPVDVARALWYAAVIHTLCGDAPRVAELAIELEDLSVEHDLQLWRAGGSVLGGWAAATLGDVEAGLARLRTGVAGWARFARLGSTFHACVAADAFLSIGHVEEARSAVAAGLAAVASDGERQSEPELLRLHGELLLVSGEPDSAERELNRALVLTRQRSARGWQLRAATSLARLWRQQGRTAEAAELLAGVLEWFDEGHDTRDLRTAGVIVAL